In Daphnia magna isolate NIES linkage group LG5, ASM2063170v1.1, whole genome shotgun sequence, a single genomic region encodes these proteins:
- the LOC116935590 gene encoding uncharacterized protein LOC116935590, which translates to MVESFYTTEAFGTTVTDMKLSEDDAKALNILNSSIKNIGNRFEVSLLWKPSAVRLPNNRKCAFQRLVSVEKRLLKNKDIAERYTKAIEKYVLDGHARLLASTELEGIEGRVWYLPHHYVINPNKPKKIRVVFDGAAKFEGTSLNDCLLRGPVLLANLVGVLIRSREAPIAVSGDIEAMYNQVRVRSLDQSFQRFLWRRPGSTEAPKTYQMMIQVFGLISSPSSCLYALQHAANNHKKFRYVGGIIAKSFYVDNYIDSFETEELAIETVSQVIKVLADGGFRLNQWVSSSRAVLSSIPASERVHQTMNLDLDDLPVERSLGVLWDCQHDCFKIATRQPRTVRTKREMLAEIAGIFDPLGFLLPITTYAKVLFQQVWKMTRQNLNDPSKREPLQWDEMLPDHMVKKWNLWRMELMHLEDVRVPRCFHDQRFPSSTTRLELHVFCDASEVAFGACCYLRMECEENVDTKFVFAKSRVAPIKSLSIPRLELQAAVLATRITVSVKKELRLPIHSTLFWTDSEVVLKWLKSEHRRYSQFVHHRINEITETSSNEEWRFISGRKNPADDCSRGLRLTKLDNQHRWFTGPPFIQRPVSQ; encoded by the coding sequence ATGGTCGAGAGTTTCTACACCACGGAAGCATTCGGCACAACAGTGACCGATATGAAATTGTCGGAAGACGACGCCAAAGCGCTCAACATTTTAAATTCGTCCATCAAGAATATTGGCAATCGGTTTGAGGTTAGCTTATTATGGAAACCGTCGGCTGTTAGATTACCAAACAATCGAAAGTGCGCATTCCAGCGGTTGGTGTCAGTGGAGAAACGGCTTTTGAAGAATAAGGATATAGCAGAGCGGTACACCAAAGCTATAGAAAAATACGTACTCGACGGCCACGCTCGGCTGTTAGCCAGTACAGAGCTAGAAGGAATCGAAGGTAGAGTGTGGTACCTTCCACACCACTACGTGATCAACCCAAATAAACCGAAGAAGATAAGAGTGGTGTTTGACGGAGCTGCCAAATTTGAAGGTACATCACTAAATGATTGTCTTCTTCGGGGACCCGTGTTGCTGGCTAACTTGGTAGGAGTTCTGATACGATCCAGAGAAGCACCTATTGCAGTATCAGGAGACATTGAGGCGATGTATAATCAAGTTCGCGTACGCTCGCTAGATCAAAGCTTCCAACGGTTCTTGTGGCGGAGACCAGGCAGCACAGAAGCGCCGAAAACCTACCAAATGATGATTCAGGTATTCGGTTTAATTTCATCTCCTTCGTCGTGTTTGTATGCTTTACAGCACGCAGCAAATAACCACAAAAAATTCCGGTACGTAGGAGGAATCATAGCTAAAAGTTTCTATGTTGATAACTATATCGACTCGTTCGAGACGGAGGAACTAGCTATAGAGACTGTTTCTCAAGTCATAAAAGTATTAGCGGATGGAGGGTTTAGGCTCAACCAATGGGTTTCGTCGTCACGTGCAGTCCTTTCTTCGATACCTGCAAGTGAAAGAGTACATCAAACCATGAATTTGGATCTGGATGACCTCCCAGTTGAGCGCTCACTTGGTGTTTTATGGGATTGCCAGCACGACTGTTTCAAAATCGCCACCCGCCAGCCAAGAACAGTCCGAACGAAGCGAGAAATGCTGGCAGAAATAGCAGGAATATTCGACCCGTTAGGATTTCTCCTTCCAATTACGACGTACGCCAAAGTATTGTTCCAACAGGTATGGAAGATGACGCGCCAAAACCTGAATGATCCGTCAAAACGGGAACCACTTCAGTGGGATGAGATGCTGCCCGATCATATGGTCAAAAAATGGAATCTTTGGAGAATGGAATTGATGCATTTAGAAGACGTTCGTGTGCCAAGATGCTTCCATGATCAACGTTTCCCATCATCAACTACTCGTTTAGAGCTTCATGTTTTCTGTGACGCATCAGAAGTTGCATTTGGCGCATGCTGTTATTTACGGATGGAGTGTGAAGAAAATGTTGACACCAAGTTTGTATTTGCCAAGTCAAGAGTCGCGCCAATTAAAAGTTTATCCATCCCACGTTTAGAATTACAAGCTGCCGTGTTAGCGACGCGGATTACCGTATCGGTGAAGAAAGAACTGAGACTTCCAATCCATTCAACCCTGTTTTGGACCGACTCGGAAGTAGTGTTAAAGTGGTTAAAATCAGAGCATCGGCGCTATTCTCAATTTGTGCACCACCGAATTAACGAAATCACGGAGACGTCCAGCAATGAAGAATGGAGATTCATAAGTGGGCGCAAAAACCCAGCCGACGATTGTAGCCGTGGTCTTCGCTTAACAAAGCTGGACAATCAACACCGATGGTTTACGGGTCCACCCTTTATACAGAGGCCAGTCAGTCAATAG